In Phragmites australis chromosome 16, lpPhrAust1.1, whole genome shotgun sequence, one DNA window encodes the following:
- the LOC133895813 gene encoding E3 ubiquitin-protein ligase CHIP-like — MSPAASKRQADLLKQEGNAFFQKERISAAIDAYTGAITLCPNVAVYWTNRALCYKKRNEWTKVEEDCRTAIQLENHSVKAHYMLGLALVNRQKLSEGIKALEKSLELGRGAHPASYMVEAIWQQLSKAKYIEWESLSRERATQLRKLKVACKEAICNYNSLGNPAADAPEEQLNELEEVFKKAAKTDTPTEVPDHLCCKITLDIFRDPVITPSGITYERAALFGHLHMVGKFDPVTREALEPHQLVPNLAIKEAVDSFLSEHGWAYKIR, encoded by the exons ATGTCCCCAGCGGCGTCGAAGCGGCAGGCGGACCTGCTGAAGCAGGAGGGCAACGCCTTCTTCCAGAAGGAACGCATCAGCGCCGCCATCGACGCCTACACCGGG GCCATAACTCTCTGCCCCAATGTTGCAGTATATTGGACGAACCGAGCACTTTGCTATAAGAAGCGGAA TGAGTGGACTAAGGTTGAGGAAGATTGTAGAACGGCCATCCAGCTTGAAAATCACTCTGTTAAG GCACATTACATGCTCGGTCTTGCACTTGTCAACAGGCAAAAATTGTCTGAAGGAATAAAGGCTCTGGAGaag TCCTTGGAGCTTGGAAGAGGTGCACATCCTGCAAGTTACATGGTTGAGGCAATCTGGCAACAGCTTTCTAAAGCAAAATACATCGAATGGGAAAGCTTATCTAGAGAGCGAGCTACTCAGTTGCGTAAGCTGAA GGTAGCATGTAAAGAAGCTATTTGTAACTATAACAGCCTTGGTAATCCAGCTGCAGATGCACCTGAAGAACAGCTAaatgagctcgaggaagtttTCAAGAAAGCTGCAAAGACTGATACTCCAACAGAA GTTCCTGACCATCTCTGTTGCAAAATTACACTTGATATCTTCAGAGACCCTGTGATCACCCCAAGTGGAATTACTTATGAGAGGGCTGCACTTTTTGGCCATCTTCATATG GTGGGCAAGTTTGACCCCGTGACTCGTGAAGCGCTTGAACCACACCAACTGGTTCCAAACCTTGCCATCAAGGAAGCTGTAGATTCATTTTTGAGTGAACATGGATGGGCTTACAAGATAAGATGA